The following proteins are encoded in a genomic region of Necator americanus strain Aroian chromosome II, whole genome shotgun sequence:
- a CDS encoding hypothetical protein (NECATOR_CHRII.G4230.T1) yields the protein MTPVTDEVKLRIYLCAIRPIMMYGSETWAAPSTVRERLDCTERKLLRWLLGHFWPRVWRNVDLYAEIDVVYRRMTRERYQRLAPPSKVAKVNRLRFFGHILKRPADRLVTTSSEEFVEFGLEDATWPRKEVLD from the coding sequence ATGACCCCCGTCACcgacgaagtcaagctgcgaatcTACCTATGCGcgattcgccccatcatgatgtacggatcggagacttgggcagcaccatctacggtgagggagaggcttgattgcacggaaagaaagctgcttagatggCTGCTCGGccacttttggcctagggtatggcGCAATGTAGACCTTTACGCAGagattgatgtggtataccggcggatgacacgtgaaagatatcaacgtcttgcaccgccatcgaaagtggctaaagtaaatcgtcttcgtttctttggccatatattaaagagaccggcagatcgccttgtaacaacgagttctgaggagtttgtcgaaTTCGGGCTAGAAGACGCCACCTGGCCGAGAAAGGAAGTTTtggactga
- a CDS encoding hypothetical protein (NECATOR_CHRII.G4229.T1), whose translation MLKLITFFNLLLWTSRGHSPSCRQKTGIPYQSSMIVARHTHKRSSSQWIPPSAPLHNPVSVFRGRSSRAKGSRMVQPNHLFDEPRYDLANFRQFTDNSITTTKYSLLTFIPYNIIHQICTKYANIYFLFIAVLNFCPLFGAYTKILGLVPISFVLGTTLIKDGFEDLRRWRYDNKINKRTCHVWDRERQMFRKMHWKHILVGDFVHVSNEQDIPADVLFLRSSDENGTCYVETCNLDGETSLKQRLVPRQYVSFSQPESNFTPSQFTGTVFCEPPDPAIYTIRAKIEYQPGMFQLVITVEVKHAVSR comes from the exons ATTACCTTTTTTAATTTACTGCTTTGGACCAGCCGTGGCCATTCGCCCTCATGTCGCCAGAAGACTGGCATCCCTTATCAGTCAAG TATGATCGTCGCCAGACATACTCACAAACGATCCTCGTCACAGTGGATCCCACCGTCTGCTCCGCTGCACAATCCAGTCAGCGTTTTCCGCGGTCGCAGCAGCAGAGCAAAAGG ATCTCGCATGGTACAGCCGAATCACTTGTTCGATGAACCACGCTACGATCTCGCTAATTTTCGTCAATTCACTGACAACTCCATAACAACGACAAAGTACAGCCTTCTTACGTTTATTCCGTACAATATCATTCATCAAATATGTACGAAATATGCTAACATCTATTTCTTATTCATAGCAG TCCTTAATTTCTGTCCTTTATTTGGAGCTTATACGAAGATTCTTGGATTGGTCCCGATTAGCTTTGTTCTCGGTACAACACTTATAAAG GATGGTTTTGAAGATTTAAGACGCTGGCGCTACGACAACAAAATCAACAAGAGGACATGCCATGTGTGGGATCG cgAACGTCAGATGTTCCGGAAAATGCACTGGAAACATATACTTGTTGGCGATTTCGTGCACGTTTCGAATGAGCAAGATATACCAGCCGATGTGCTCTTTCTGAG ATCTTCTGATGAGAACGGCACCTGTTATGTTGAGACGTGCAATCTCGACGGTGAAACGTCATTGAAGCAAAGACTTGTACCGCGGCAGTACGTTTCGTTTTCACAG CCAGAGTCAAACTTCACACCTTCACAGTTTACTGGTACGGTATTCTGTGAGCCACCTGATCCAGCCATCTATACAATCCGTGCGAAAATAGAGTATCAACCAG GTATGTTTCAATTAGTAATTACTGTCGAGGTAAAACATGCTGTATCGCGGTGA
- a CDS encoding hypothetical protein (NECATOR_CHRII.G4229.T2), with the protein MLLRGSRLRNTTFIEGIVLYAGHDTKVMMNNGRAPHKVSGIEQLTNKFIIVCMVILAVMVFGSSLMSGFWSRDHPPPKDGTGFVPDPFIVWNSPAPVLDGLYNVGTFIICYQVIVPISLYITVEIIKAAQIYFLSQDIELYDRDSDRPIDCRSLNIPEELGQISHILSDKTGTLTENIMVFRNCAFDRKDYGSEKNLKDVDPTQPVASTALHARVMAQWRSNANLRHFFLNMVLNNSVVVNKIPHKDALEIGFFEHGVYNIGNSSFYDITLEHFQEMVAKLTNHLPLASRPESLMENLSRIPEDDELTTVSPGLSSLPTPISPDFEKEQSVTPTLAPVSRVSSFSKFVKRNLISPITDLIPYDSIRKRHETFVAKEEFCPYEAESPDELAIILGKIEDSGSRGRILAYLCNINSMQT; encoded by the exons ATGCTCTTGCGTGGAAGTCGCCTTCGCAACACGACCTTCATCGAAGGGATAGTGTTATACGCAG GTCATGACACGAAAGTCATGATGAACAATGGCCGTGCACCTCATAAAGTCTCCGGGATTGAGCAGCTTACGAATAA GTTCATCATCGTTTGCATGGTAATTCTTGCAGTAATGGTTTTCGGAAGCTCTTTAATGTCTGGTTTTTGGTCCCGTGATCACCCACCGCCGAAAGACGGTACAGGATTCGTACCA GATCCATTCATTGTGTGGAACTCGCCGGCTCCAGTTCTTGATGGGCTATATAATGTAGgcacatttattatttgttatcag GTTATCGTACCTATTTCGCTATACATCACCGTTGAAATCATCAAAGCAGCGCAGATATATTTCCTCAGTCAAGATATTGAACTATACGATAGAGACTCG GACCGCCCCATTGACTGCAGATCGCTTAATATTCCTGAGGAACTGGGACAG ATATCACACATACTGTCAGATAAGACTGGGACACTTACCGAGAACATTATGGTATTCCGTAATTGCGCATTTGATCGCAAAGACTATGGATCAGAAAAGAACTTG AAGGACGTTGATCCCACTCAACCAGTTGCTTCAACGGCTCTTCATGCGAGGGTGATGGCACAGTGGCGTTCTAATGCTAATCTAAGGCACTTCTTCTTGAATATGGTACTGAACAATTCGGTCGTTGTGAATAAAATACCGCACAAAGATGCATTAGAG ATTGGCTTCTTTGAACACGGAGTTTATAACATAGGAAACTCGTCTTTCTATGACATTACACTTgaacattttcaagaaatggTCGCTAAACTGACGAATCATCTACCGTTGGCATCTAG ACCGGAATCACTCATGGAGAATTTGTCTCGGATCCCTGAAGATGATGAGTTGACAACTGTTTCACCAG GATTGTCGTCGCTTCCAACGCCGATCTCTCCCGATTTCGAGAAGGAACAGTCTGTGACACCGACGCTAGCACCCGTTTCAAGAGTATCGTCGTTctcaaaatttgtgaaaagaaacCTCATATCACCTATAACGGACCt GATTCCGTACGATTCCATTCGTAAACGTCATGAAACCTTCGTAGCAAAGGAGGAGTTTTGTCCGTACGAAGCCGAGAGTCCGGACGAATTAGCGATAATTTTGG GTAAAATTGAAGACTCAGGATCAAGAGGACGAATTTTAG CCTACTTGTGCAATATCAATTCGATGCAAACATGA
- a CDS encoding hypothetical protein (NECATOR_CHRII.G4229.T3) translates to MLKLITFFNLLLWTSRGHSPSCRQKTGIPYQSSMIVARHTHKRSSSQWIPPSAPLHNPVSVFRGRSSRAKGSRMVQPNHLFDEPRYDLANFRQFTDNSITTTKYSLLTFIPYNIIHQICTKYANIYFLFIAVLNFCPLFGAYTKILGLVPISFVLGTTLIKDGFEDLRRWRYDNKINKRTCHVWDRERQMFRKMHWKHILVGDFVHVSNEQDIPADVLFLRSSDENGTCYVETCNLDGETSLKQRLVPRQYVSFSQPESNFTPSQFTGTVFCEPPDPAIYTIRAKIEYQPVSYSDVSWSTYLKYVITKDNMLLRGSRLRNTTFIEGIVLYAGHDTKVMMNNGRAPHKVSGIEQLTNKFIIVCMVILAVMVFGSSLMSGFWSRDHPPPKDGTGFVPDPFIVWNSPAPVLDGLYNVGTFIICYQVIVPISLYITVEIIKAAQIYFLSQDIELYDRDSDRPIDCRSLNIPEELGQISHILSDKTGTLTENIMVFRNCAFDRKDYGSEKNLKDVDPTQPVASTALHARVMAQWRSNANLRHFFLNMVLNNSVVVNKIPHKDALEIGFFEHGVYNIGNSSFYDITLEHFQEMVAKLTNHLPLASRPESLMENLSRIPEDDELTTVSPGLSSLPTPISPDFEKEQSVTPTLAPVSRVSSFSKFVKRNLISPITDLIPYDSIRKRHETFVAKEEFCPYEAESPDELAIILGTPAFDLILL, encoded by the exons ATTACCTTTTTTAATTTACTGCTTTGGACCAGCCGTGGCCATTCGCCCTCATGTCGCCAGAAGACTGGCATCCCTTATCAGTCAAG TATGATCGTCGCCAGACATACTCACAAACGATCCTCGTCACAGTGGATCCCACCGTCTGCTCCGCTGCACAATCCAGTCAGCGTTTTCCGCGGTCGCAGCAGCAGAGCAAAAGG ATCTCGCATGGTACAGCCGAATCACTTGTTCGATGAACCACGCTACGATCTCGCTAATTTTCGTCAATTCACTGACAACTCCATAACAACGACAAAGTACAGCCTTCTTACGTTTATTCCGTACAATATCATTCATCAAATATGTACGAAATATGCTAACATCTATTTCTTATTCATAGCAG TCCTTAATTTCTGTCCTTTATTTGGAGCTTATACGAAGATTCTTGGATTGGTCCCGATTAGCTTTGTTCTCGGTACAACACTTATAAAG GATGGTTTTGAAGATTTAAGACGCTGGCGCTACGACAACAAAATCAACAAGAGGACATGCCATGTGTGGGATCG cgAACGTCAGATGTTCCGGAAAATGCACTGGAAACATATACTTGTTGGCGATTTCGTGCACGTTTCGAATGAGCAAGATATACCAGCCGATGTGCTCTTTCTGAG ATCTTCTGATGAGAACGGCACCTGTTATGTTGAGACGTGCAATCTCGACGGTGAAACGTCATTGAAGCAAAGACTTGTACCGCGGCAGTACGTTTCGTTTTCACAG CCAGAGTCAAACTTCACACCTTCACAGTTTACTGGTACGGTATTCTGTGAGCCACCTGATCCAGCCATCTATACAATCCGTGCGAAAATAGAGTATCAACCAG TTTCTTATTCGGACGTTAGTTGGTCAACATATTTAAAATAC GTGATCACTAAGGATAACATGCTCTTGCGTGGAAGTCGCCTTCGCAACACGACCTTCATCGAAGGGATAGTGTTATACGCAG GTCATGACACGAAAGTCATGATGAACAATGGCCGTGCACCTCATAAAGTCTCCGGGATTGAGCAGCTTACGAATAA GTTCATCATCGTTTGCATGGTAATTCTTGCAGTAATGGTTTTCGGAAGCTCTTTAATGTCTGGTTTTTGGTCCCGTGATCACCCACCGCCGAAAGACGGTACAGGATTCGTACCA GATCCATTCATTGTGTGGAACTCGCCGGCTCCAGTTCTTGATGGGCTATATAATGTAGgcacatttattatttgttatcag GTTATCGTACCTATTTCGCTATACATCACCGTTGAAATCATCAAAGCAGCGCAGATATATTTCCTCAGTCAAGATATTGAACTATACGATAGAGACTCG GACCGCCCCATTGACTGCAGATCGCTTAATATTCCTGAGGAACTGGGACAG ATATCACACATACTGTCAGATAAGACTGGGACACTTACCGAGAACATTATGGTATTCCGTAATTGCGCATTTGATCGCAAAGACTATGGATCAGAAAAGAACTTG AAGGACGTTGATCCCACTCAACCAGTTGCTTCAACGGCTCTTCATGCGAGGGTGATGGCACAGTGGCGTTCTAATGCTAATCTAAGGCACTTCTTCTTGAATATGGTACTGAACAATTCGGTCGTTGTGAATAAAATACCGCACAAAGATGCATTAGAG ATTGGCTTCTTTGAACACGGAGTTTATAACATAGGAAACTCGTCTTTCTATGACATTACACTTgaacattttcaagaaatggTCGCTAAACTGACGAATCATCTACCGTTGGCATCTAG ACCGGAATCACTCATGGAGAATTTGTCTCGGATCCCTGAAGATGATGAGTTGACAACTGTTTCACCAG GATTGTCGTCGCTTCCAACGCCGATCTCTCCCGATTTCGAGAAGGAACAGTCTGTGACACCGACGCTAGCACCCGTTTCAAGAGTATCGTCGTTctcaaaatttgtgaaaagaaacCTCATATCACCTATAACGGACCt GATTCCGTACGATTCCATTCGTAAACGTCATGAAACCTTCGTAGCAAAGGAGGAGTTTTGTCCGTACGAAGCCGAGAGTCCGGACGAATTAGCGATAATTTTGGGTACTCCTGCTTTCGATTTAATTTTGTTATGA